One Curtobacterium sp. MCLR17_007 DNA window includes the following coding sequences:
- a CDS encoding ABC transporter permease, whose amino-acid sequence MTPTRTPRSAGWSGWTLWLLRRALGGIGVLWAVATIVFVAIRLIPGDPALAVLGGPGSQASPDAVARVRLEYGFDQPVIAQYAVFLGRLATGQLGDSYAFRTPVATLLAQQLPVTLTLAVAGLVVAWALALVAAWWSTQRGRIAAALTSALSVTASVMPHFWLGSVLIVVFASSLGWVPAVSDGTVRGWVLPVLTVAVPVAGYLAETVRDGVVDAQRSAFALAARGRGETRAGVFGRHLLRHAALPGIALSAWAFGSLVSGAVVVESVFALPGIGRALVSAVAQRDMPLVAGIALVSAAAYVVVLAVADLVERVVDPRQARRAAATRPRVPHRPATGPGTDVR is encoded by the coding sequence GTGACCCCGACGCGCACCCCGCGGTCCGCCGGGTGGTCCGGCTGGACGCTGTGGCTGCTCCGCCGCGCCCTCGGCGGCATCGGGGTGCTGTGGGCCGTGGCGACCATCGTCTTCGTCGCGATCCGGCTGATCCCCGGGGACCCGGCGCTCGCGGTGCTCGGTGGCCCGGGCTCCCAGGCCTCCCCCGACGCCGTCGCCCGAGTCCGCCTGGAGTACGGCTTCGACCAGCCGGTCATCGCCCAGTACGCCGTCTTCCTCGGACGCCTGGCGACCGGGCAGCTCGGCGACTCCTACGCGTTCCGCACCCCCGTCGCCACGCTCCTGGCGCAACAGCTCCCCGTCACCCTGACCCTCGCCGTCGCCGGGCTCGTCGTCGCCTGGGCGCTCGCCCTCGTCGCCGCGTGGTGGTCGACGCAGCGGGGCCGGATCGCGGCAGCACTGACGTCGGCGCTGAGCGTCACCGCCAGCGTCATGCCGCACTTCTGGCTGGGCAGCGTGCTCATCGTGGTGTTCGCGAGTTCCCTCGGCTGGGTGCCGGCAGTCAGCGACGGCACCGTGCGCGGTTGGGTGCTGCCGGTGCTCACCGTCGCGGTCCCCGTCGCCGGCTACCTCGCCGAGACCGTCCGCGACGGCGTGGTCGACGCACAGCGGTCCGCCTTCGCGCTCGCGGCGCGCGGACGGGGCGAGACCCGCGCGGGGGTGTTCGGGCGGCACCTGCTGCGACACGCGGCCCTGCCCGGGATCGCCCTGTCCGCGTGGGCCTTCGGATCGCTGGTGTCCGGAGCCGTCGTCGTCGAGTCGGTCTTCGCGCTCCCCGGCATCGGGCGCGCCCTCGTCAGCGCCGTCGCGCAGCGGGACATGCCCCTCGTCGCGGGCATCGCGCTCGTGTCCGCGGCGGCGTACGTCGTCGTGCTCGCGGTCGCCGACCTGGTCGAACGCGTGGTCGACCCCCGCCAGGCCCGTCGCGCAGCGGCGACCCGGCCGCGGGTGCCGCACCGTCCGGCGACCGGCCCCGGGACGGACGTGCGATGA
- a CDS encoding ABC transporter substrate-binding protein, with protein MILDRVQKRRARIAGSIAGATALLVALTACTGGGPSTAASTPVSGGTLTYASGDAEPTCLDPHVGGNYPQALLSTQYIDELVGLDDGKPTPSLATKWTTSDDGTTLTFTLRDDVTFTDGTPFDASAVVANIEHVQDPATASSTGYLALQSIDKATATDDHTVTLSLSRPDSALLESFSQPWVGMESPKALQRTQAANCESPVGTGPFRITDWKHGDRVTLVRNTKYWGTTEPRLSGISWRFLPDSTSRYAALQSGQVDVIDNAQPDQLKAASSKAAIRDLDAPRPGASNRLELNSGHGVFRDEAVRKAFIAGAQIDPGIRSLFLGTAKRSYSLLSSVEPFGYSDKSLFAYRPSTAKQLLDDAGWKVGSDGIRVKDGQQLTVTFPVSTNQSVPAERSLFQQIQASEAEVGIKVQLEELDLSSWYAALAKNQYDVVSAPYTKVGADVLRILYDSASITPAPSGYFANLAQLDDPEVDALLQRAAQTADRSARGDLYQQAQRRILESRTVLPLYDQQNHFLYRSSVHGIRTTAVSTPWFGTAWIDR; from the coding sequence ATGATCTTGGACCGAGTACAGAAACGTCGCGCGCGCATCGCCGGCAGCATCGCGGGGGCCACAGCGCTCCTCGTCGCCCTCACCGCCTGCACCGGCGGTGGCCCGAGCACCGCCGCCAGCACGCCGGTCTCCGGTGGCACGCTGACCTACGCCTCGGGCGACGCCGAGCCCACGTGCCTCGACCCGCACGTCGGGGGCAACTACCCGCAGGCGCTGCTCTCGACGCAGTACATCGACGAGCTGGTCGGGCTGGACGACGGCAAGCCCACCCCGTCGCTCGCGACGAAGTGGACCACGAGCGACGACGGCACGACCCTCACCTTCACGCTGCGGGACGACGTCACCTTCACCGACGGCACCCCGTTCGACGCGTCCGCCGTCGTCGCGAACATCGAGCACGTGCAGGACCCGGCGACGGCGTCGAGCACGGGCTACCTGGCGCTCCAGTCGATCGACAAGGCGACCGCGACCGACGACCACACCGTCACACTGTCGCTCAGCCGGCCCGACAGCGCCCTGCTCGAGTCCTTCTCGCAGCCGTGGGTCGGCATGGAGTCCCCGAAGGCCCTGCAGCGCACCCAGGCCGCCAACTGCGAGTCCCCCGTCGGCACCGGCCCGTTCCGCATCACGGACTGGAAGCACGGCGACCGCGTCACCCTCGTCAGGAACACGAAGTACTGGGGAACGACCGAGCCGCGGCTGTCCGGCATCAGTTGGCGGTTCCTGCCCGACTCCACCTCGCGGTACGCCGCCCTGCAGTCCGGCCAGGTCGACGTCATCGACAACGCCCAGCCCGACCAGCTCAAGGCCGCATCGTCGAAGGCCGCCATCCGCGACCTCGACGCCCCGCGACCGGGCGCATCCAACCGACTCGAGCTGAACTCCGGCCACGGGGTCTTCCGCGACGAAGCGGTCCGCAAGGCCTTCATCGCCGGTGCCCAGATCGACCCGGGCATCCGGTCGCTGTTCCTCGGCACCGCAAAGCGCTCGTACTCGCTGCTGTCCAGCGTCGAGCCGTTCGGGTACTCGGACAAGTCGCTGTTCGCGTACCGCCCGAGCACCGCGAAGCAGCTGCTCGACGACGCCGGCTGGAAGGTCGGTTCGGACGGCATCCGTGTCAAGGACGGCCAGCAGCTCACCGTCACCTTCCCGGTGTCGACGAACCAGTCGGTTCCGGCCGAGCGCAGCCTGTTCCAGCAGATCCAGGCCTCCGAGGCGGAGGTCGGCATCAAGGTCCAGCTCGAGGAACTCGACCTGTCCAGCTGGTACGCCGCCCTGGCGAAGAACCAGTACGACGTCGTCAGCGCCCCGTACACCAAGGTCGGTGCCGACGTGCTCCGCATCCTGTACGACAGCGCCAGCATCACGCCGGCACCGTCGGGGTACTTCGCGAACCTGGCGCAGCTCGACGACCCCGAGGTCGACGCCCTGCTGCAGCGGGCCGCCCAGACCGCGGACCGCTCCGCACGCGGCGACCTCTACCAGCAGGCGCAGCGGCGGATCCTCGAGTCGCGGACCGTGCTGCCGCTCTACGACCAGCAGAACCACTTCCTGTACCGCTCGTCCGTCCACGGCATCCGGACCACCGCCGTCTCCACGCCGTGGTTCGGCACGGCGTGGATCGACCGCTGA
- a CDS encoding TetR/AcrR family transcriptional regulator, translating to MDEPIRRGGRPRRSSAEVLADAAAELFLEQGYARTTVDQIAVRAGVSRATFFNYFPTKSDVMWLELDAAVGALPQLLAGSTETSAVRAVEDALLAAARAHDPDRVPWAIAQAEVMGIGQELVASVAARVAAQHAAVAAFVARRTGEHAGALWPQTVAGAMLGAAAAAFGVWVTDGVSRRPLVEYVGAALTPVVAGLDAR from the coding sequence ATGGACGAACCGATCCGCCGCGGGGGACGGCCGCGCCGCTCGAGTGCCGAGGTGCTCGCGGACGCTGCCGCCGAGCTCTTCCTCGAGCAGGGGTACGCACGCACCACGGTGGACCAGATCGCCGTGCGCGCGGGTGTCAGCCGTGCCACGTTCTTCAACTACTTCCCGACGAAGTCCGACGTGATGTGGCTCGAGCTCGACGCCGCCGTCGGGGCACTCCCGCAGCTGCTAGCGGGGTCGACCGAGACCTCGGCGGTCCGCGCGGTCGAGGACGCGCTGCTCGCCGCCGCCCGCGCCCACGACCCCGACCGGGTGCCGTGGGCGATCGCGCAGGCCGAGGTGATGGGGATCGGGCAGGAGCTCGTCGCCAGCGTCGCGGCACGGGTGGCAGCGCAGCACGCGGCGGTCGCGGCGTTCGTGGCCAGGCGGACCGGGGAGCACGCCGGGGCGCTGTGGCCGCAGACGGTCGCCGGCGCGATGCTCGGGGCGGCGGCCGCGGCGTTCGGGGTCTGGGTGACGGACGGGGTGTCGCGACGGCCGCTCGTCGAGTACGTCGGGGCGGCGCTGACCCCGGTGGTGGCGGGGCTCGACGCGCGCTGA
- a CDS encoding cation transporter produces the protein MPSSEQQDRPESLLTVVIAFGANLLVAIAKSIAALLSGSASMVAEAAHSWADTGNEVFLLIAERRGAKKRDVAHPLGYGRETYIWSMFAAFGLFTAGAIVSIYHGISELGETGPAEDVLLNYIVLALSFCLEGTSFLQAYRQAHGAATKRKVPVLRHVLQSSNPTLRAVFAEDAAALVGLVIAFLGVFLHQLTGLAVFDAIGSIAVGVLLGVVAIILIDRNRRFLVGESTSPELENAVLVELLSRKQIERVTYLHLEFVGPSKVYLVAAVDLTGNEDESHVAVRLRDVEKSLEDSQYIEEAVLTLSYPDDTALVPTDDHVPETVRDGTVEDVASGGAGTLRA, from the coding sequence ATGCCCTCGTCTGAACAGCAGGACCGTCCCGAGTCCTTGCTCACCGTCGTCATCGCCTTCGGCGCGAACCTGCTCGTCGCCATCGCGAAGTCGATCGCCGCGCTCCTGTCCGGGTCCGCGTCGATGGTGGCCGAGGCAGCGCACTCGTGGGCAGACACCGGCAACGAGGTCTTCCTGCTCATCGCCGAGCGTCGCGGTGCCAAGAAGCGGGATGTGGCACACCCGCTCGGGTACGGTCGTGAGACCTACATCTGGTCGATGTTCGCCGCGTTCGGACTGTTCACCGCGGGCGCGATCGTGTCGATCTACCACGGCATCTCCGAGCTCGGGGAGACCGGACCCGCCGAGGACGTCCTGCTCAACTACATCGTGCTCGCCCTGTCGTTCTGTCTCGAGGGCACGAGCTTCCTGCAGGCGTACCGGCAGGCGCACGGCGCGGCGACGAAGCGGAAGGTGCCCGTGCTCCGGCACGTGCTGCAGTCCTCGAACCCGACCCTGCGCGCCGTCTTCGCCGAGGACGCCGCCGCGCTGGTCGGCCTGGTCATCGCCTTCCTGGGCGTCTTCCTGCACCAGCTCACCGGCCTGGCCGTCTTCGACGCGATCGGGTCGATCGCGGTCGGCGTGCTGCTGGGCGTCGTCGCGATCATCCTCATCGACCGCAACCGCCGGTTCCTGGTCGGCGAGAGCACCTCGCCCGAGCTCGAGAACGCGGTGCTCGTCGAGCTGCTCTCGCGCAAGCAGATCGAGCGCGTGACGTACCTGCACCTGGAGTTCGTCGGCCCGTCGAAGGTCTACCTGGTCGCCGCCGTCGACCTGACCGGCAACGAGGACGAGTCACATGTGGCGGTCCGACTTCGGGACGTCGAGAAGTCGCTCGAGGACAGCCAGTACATCGAGGAAGCAGTCCTGACGCTGAGCTACCCCGACGACACCGCGCTGGTCCCCACCGACGACCACGTCCCCGAAACCGTGCGCGACGGCACGGTCGAGGACGTCGCGTCCGGCGGCGCCGGGACGCTCCGGGCCTAG